One genomic region from Burkholderia latens encodes:
- the hutU gene encoding urocanate hydratase — protein MNHPKHIDPRLDPTRTIRAPRGSEKVCKTWLAEAAYRMIQNNLDPEVAEHPHALVVYGGIGRAARNWECYDQILASLKDLEENETLLIQSGKPVGVFRTHKDAPRVLLANSNLVPHWATWDHFHELDRKGLMMYGQMTAGSWIYIGSQGIVQGTYETFFSVANQHFNGDPSGRWILTGGLGGMGGAQPLAATMAGFSMIAVECDETRIDFRLKTRYVDKKATTLDEALGMIDEAKRTGKPVSVGLLGNAADVFAELVQRGITPDCVTDQTSAHDPINGYLPQGWTVAQWREAQKVDPQSIVKVAKQSMAVQVRAMLTLQERGAATLDYGNNIRQMALEMGVENAFDFPGFVPAYIRPLFCEGKGPFRWVALSGDPEDIYKTDQKVKELIPDDPHLHNWLDMARERIAFQGLPARICWVGVKDRYRLGQAFNEMVKNGELKAPIVIGRDHLDTGSVASPNRETESMKDGSDAVSDWPLLNALLNTAGGASWVSLHHGGGVGMGFSQHSGVVIVADGTADAHERLGRVLLNDPATGVMRHADAGYELAQQTAREAGLKLPMLGR, from the coding sequence ATGAACCATCCGAAACACATCGATCCCCGTCTCGATCCGACGCGTACGATTCGCGCGCCGCGCGGCAGCGAGAAGGTCTGCAAGACCTGGCTGGCCGAAGCGGCCTACCGGATGATCCAGAACAACCTGGATCCGGAAGTTGCCGAGCATCCGCACGCGCTCGTCGTGTACGGCGGCATCGGCCGCGCGGCGCGCAACTGGGAATGCTACGACCAGATCCTCGCGTCGCTGAAGGATCTCGAGGAAAACGAAACGCTGTTGATCCAGTCGGGCAAGCCGGTCGGGGTGTTCCGCACGCACAAGGATGCGCCGCGCGTGCTGCTCGCGAACTCGAACCTCGTGCCGCACTGGGCCACCTGGGATCACTTCCACGAGCTCGACCGCAAAGGCCTGATGATGTACGGCCAGATGACGGCCGGCAGCTGGATCTACATCGGCAGCCAGGGGATCGTGCAGGGCACCTATGAAACGTTCTTCTCGGTCGCGAACCAGCACTTCAACGGCGATCCGTCGGGCCGCTGGATCCTGACGGGCGGCCTCGGCGGGATGGGCGGCGCGCAGCCGCTCGCGGCGACGATGGCCGGCTTCTCGATGATCGCGGTCGAATGCGACGAGACGCGCATCGACTTCCGCCTGAAGACGCGTTACGTCGACAAGAAGGCGACGACGCTCGACGAAGCGCTCGGCATGATCGACGAAGCGAAGCGTACCGGCAAGCCGGTGTCGGTCGGCCTGCTCGGCAACGCGGCCGACGTGTTCGCGGAACTCGTGCAACGCGGTATCACGCCGGACTGCGTGACCGACCAGACGAGCGCGCACGATCCGATCAACGGCTACCTGCCGCAGGGCTGGACCGTTGCGCAATGGCGCGAGGCGCAGAAGGTGGATCCGCAAAGCATCGTAAAGGTGGCGAAGCAGTCGATGGCCGTGCAGGTGCGGGCGATGTTGACGCTGCAGGAACGCGGCGCGGCCACGCTCGACTATGGCAACAACATCCGCCAGATGGCGCTGGAAATGGGCGTCGAGAACGCGTTCGACTTCCCGGGTTTCGTGCCGGCCTACATCCGCCCGCTGTTCTGCGAAGGCAAGGGCCCGTTCCGCTGGGTCGCGCTGTCCGGCGATCCGGAAGACATCTACAAGACCGACCAGAAGGTGAAGGAGCTGATCCCGGACGATCCGCACCTGCACAACTGGCTCGACATGGCACGCGAGCGCATCGCGTTCCAGGGCCTGCCGGCACGGATCTGCTGGGTCGGCGTGAAGGACCGCTACCGCCTCGGCCAGGCGTTCAACGAGATGGTGAAGAACGGCGAACTGAAGGCGCCGATCGTGATCGGCCGCGACCACCTCGACACCGGTTCGGTCGCGAGCCCGAACCGCGAGACGGAATCGATGAAGGACGGCTCGGACGCCGTCAGCGACTGGCCGTTGCTCAACGCGCTGCTGAACACCGCAGGCGGCGCATCGTGGGTGTCGCTGCACCATGGCGGCGGCGTCGGGATGGGCTTCTCGCAGCACTCGGGCGTCGTGATCGTCGCCGACGGCACCGCCGACGCGCACGAGCGTCTCGGCCGCGTGCTGCTGAACGACCCGGCGACGGGCGTGATGCGCCACGCGGATGCCGGCTACGAACTCGCGCAGCAGACGGCCCGCGAAGCCGGCCTGAAGCTGCCGATGCTCGGCCGCTGA
- the hutC gene encoding histidine utilization repressor, whose product MSAPVYQEIKDFILGRIHAGDWAEGDQVPSENELAREFKVARMTVNRALRELTAEQVLTRMKGAGTYVARPKYESTLVAIRSISEEVDARGHAYRASVLGLETIRADEALADEMQVAVRAKLFHSQVLHFENDEPVQLEERWVNPAVAPDYAEQDFTNTTPNLYLMRAAPLQRVEYRIEAAAPAPERREQLRMDDVEPCLVLHRRTWSQGVVASVANLWHPGSRYRFTGHF is encoded by the coding sequence ATGAGCGCGCCGGTCTACCAGGAGATCAAGGATTTCATCCTGGGCCGCATTCACGCCGGCGACTGGGCGGAGGGCGACCAGGTGCCGTCCGAGAACGAACTCGCCCGCGAGTTCAAGGTCGCGCGCATGACCGTCAACCGCGCGCTGCGCGAGTTGACGGCCGAGCAGGTGCTGACGCGCATGAAGGGCGCCGGCACCTACGTCGCACGGCCGAAGTACGAATCGACGCTGGTGGCGATCCGCAGCATCTCGGAGGAGGTCGACGCGCGCGGGCATGCGTACCGCGCCAGCGTGCTCGGCCTCGAGACGATCCGCGCCGACGAGGCGCTCGCCGACGAGATGCAGGTGGCCGTGCGTGCGAAGCTGTTTCATTCGCAGGTGTTGCACTTCGAGAATGACGAGCCCGTCCAGCTCGAAGAGCGCTGGGTGAATCCGGCGGTCGCGCCGGATTATGCCGAGCAGGATTTCACGAACACGACGCCGAACCTGTACCTGATGCGCGCGGCTCCGCTGCAGCGTGTCGAGTACCGGATCGAAGCGGCGGCCCCGGCGCCCGAGCGGCGCGAGCAGCTGCGAATGGACGACGTCGAGCCGTGTCTCGTTTTACACCGACGCACCTGGTCGCAGGGTGTCGTCGCCTCGGTGGCGAATCTGTGGCATCCCGGCAGCCGTTATCGCTTCACCGGGCATTTCTGA
- the hutH gene encoding histidine ammonia-lyase, translating into MITLTPGHLTLPQLRKIARESVQLQLDPASFAKIDAGAKAVADIAAKGEPAYGINTGFGRLASTHIPHDQLELLQKNLVLSHAVGVGEPMARSSVRLLMALKLSSLGRGHSGIRREVMDALITLFNADVLPLIPVKGSVGASGDLAPLAHMSAVLLGVGEVFIRGERASALDGLRVAGLAPLTLQAKEGLALLNGTQASTALALDNMFAIEDLYRTALVAGALSVDAAAGSVKPFDARIHELRGHQGQIDAAAAYRELLEGSPINQSHRDCDKVQDPYSLRCQPQVMGACLDQMRHAADVLLVEANAVSDNPLIFPDTGEVLSGGNFHAEPVAFAADNLALAASEIGALAERRIALLIDATLSGLPPFLVKDGGVNSGFMIAHVTAAALASENKTLAHPASVDSLPTSANQEDHVSMATFAARKLADIADNTKHILAIELLAAAQGVDLRAPFHTSPKLAPVMETIRSKVAHYELDHYFAPDIAVIAQLVGERAFAKVAPFSFASEQ; encoded by the coding sequence ATGATTACGTTGACCCCCGGCCACCTGACCCTTCCGCAACTGCGCAAGATCGCTCGCGAATCGGTGCAGCTCCAGCTCGACCCCGCAAGCTTCGCGAAGATCGACGCGGGCGCGAAGGCCGTCGCCGACATCGCGGCGAAAGGCGAGCCGGCATACGGTATCAACACCGGCTTCGGCCGCCTTGCCAGCACGCATATCCCGCACGACCAGCTCGAGCTGCTGCAGAAGAATCTGGTGCTGTCGCACGCGGTCGGCGTGGGCGAGCCGATGGCGCGTTCGTCGGTGCGCCTGCTGATGGCGCTGAAGCTGTCGAGCCTCGGCCGCGGCCACTCGGGCATTCGCCGCGAGGTGATGGACGCGCTGATCACGCTGTTCAACGCGGACGTGCTGCCGCTGATCCCGGTGAAGGGATCGGTCGGTGCATCGGGCGACCTGGCGCCGCTCGCGCACATGTCGGCCGTGCTGCTCGGCGTCGGCGAAGTGTTCATCCGCGGCGAACGCGCGAGCGCGCTCGACGGTCTGCGCGTCGCGGGCCTCGCGCCGCTGACGCTCCAGGCGAAGGAAGGTCTCGCGCTGCTGAACGGCACGCAGGCGTCGACGGCGCTCGCGCTCGACAACATGTTCGCGATCGAAGACTTGTACCGCACCGCGCTCGTCGCCGGTGCACTGTCGGTCGACGCGGCAGCCGGCTCGGTGAAGCCGTTCGATGCACGGATCCACGAACTGCGCGGTCATCAAGGCCAGATCGATGCGGCAGCGGCGTACCGCGAGCTGCTCGAAGGTTCGCCGATCAACCAGTCGCACCGCGACTGCGACAAGGTGCAGGATCCGTACAGCCTGCGTTGCCAGCCGCAGGTGATGGGCGCGTGCCTGGACCAGATGCGCCACGCGGCCGACGTGCTGCTCGTCGAAGCGAACGCCGTGTCGGACAACCCGCTGATCTTCCCGGATACCGGCGAAGTGCTGTCGGGCGGCAACTTCCATGCGGAGCCCGTCGCGTTCGCGGCCGACAACCTCGCGCTCGCCGCGTCGGAAATCGGCGCGCTGGCCGAACGGCGCATCGCGCTCCTGATCGATGCGACGCTGTCGGGCCTGCCGCCGTTCCTCGTGAAGGACGGCGGCGTGAACTCGGGCTTCATGATCGCCCACGTGACGGCTGCCGCGCTCGCGTCGGAAAACAAGACGCTTGCACATCCGGCATCGGTCGATTCGCTGCCGACCTCGGCGAACCAGGAAGACCACGTGTCGATGGCAACGTTCGCCGCACGCAAGCTGGCCGACATCGCGGACAACACGAAGCACATCCTCGCGATCGAACTGCTCGCCGCCGCTCAGGGCGTCGACCTGCGCGCGCCGTTCCATACGAGCCCGAAGCTCGCGCCGGTGATGGAAACGATCCGCAGCAAGGTCGCGCACTACGAGCTCGATCACTACTTCGCGCCGGACATCGCGGTGATCGCGCAACTGGTCGGCGAGCGTGCGTTCGCGAAGGTCGCGCCGTTCTCGTTCGCATCGGAACAGTAA
- a CDS encoding 4'-phosphopantetheinyl transferase family protein, whose translation MSAPHDSEMSADLRRAWRVRMLDVPPAALRAGVQVARIDFDWRVPLASPAYAALSDAERARAARYLRHEDAVRSAATRAALRDVLGAALGMAPQDVSIVVDEAGRPSLDPAHRASLDFNVSHAGDHALIAWASARVGVDIENCSRTADWRGLAAEVCAPAEAAYLESLPLAARAGAFMRVWSAKEALLKALGTGIVGGLRAFAVVPPRDATTPATTIVEPAAPAAGVAAFDAGWLDAAPGYAACVAWTR comes from the coding sequence ATGTCCGCTCCGCACGATTCCGAAATGTCTGCCGACCTGCGCCGTGCGTGGCGCGTACGCATGCTTGACGTGCCGCCTGCCGCGTTGCGCGCCGGCGTGCAGGTCGCGCGCATCGACTTCGACTGGCGCGTGCCGCTCGCGTCGCCAGCCTATGCAGCGCTGAGCGATGCGGAGCGCGCGCGCGCGGCGCGCTATTTGAGGCACGAGGACGCGGTGCGCAGCGCCGCGACGCGCGCCGCGCTGCGCGACGTGCTCGGCGCGGCGCTCGGCATGGCGCCGCAAGACGTCTCGATCGTCGTCGACGAAGCGGGGCGGCCGTCACTCGACCCGGCGCATCGTGCGTCGCTGGATTTCAACGTGTCGCACGCGGGCGATCATGCACTCATCGCATGGGCGTCGGCACGCGTCGGCGTCGATATCGAAAACTGCAGCCGCACGGCCGACTGGCGAGGGCTGGCCGCCGAAGTATGCGCACCGGCCGAGGCCGCATATCTCGAGAGCCTGCCGCTGGCTGCGCGCGCCGGCGCGTTCATGCGCGTGTGGTCCGCGAAGGAGGCGCTGCTGAAAGCGCTGGGCACCGGCATCGTCGGTGGGCTGCGCGCATTCGCGGTCGTGCCGCCGCGCGATGCGACGACGCCCGCGACGACGATCGTCGAGCCGGCCGCTCCGGCCGCCGGCGTGGCTGCGTTCGACGCGGGCTGGCTCGACGCGGCACCCGGCTACGCCGCGTGCGTCGCCTGGACGCGCTGA